A section of the Jannaschia sp. S6380 genome encodes:
- the ccmA gene encoding heme ABC exporter ATP-binding protein CcmA yields the protein MDLDVVNLTCRRGETIVLRDVAVTVAAGTALILRGPNGSGKTTLLRTLAGLTPPVTGRAPPSDTVAYAAHSDGLKAQLTVAENLDFWARIFGARDLVPAIAAFDLGDLLPRRVADLSAGQKRRTSLARLPLTGRPIWLLDEPTVSLDAANVARFAAAVSAHLVQGGCAILATHIDLGLPQTRSLDVSTFAETMSRTGDDPFAEAVE from the coding sequence ATGGACCTCGACGTCGTCAACCTGACCTGCCGCCGCGGCGAGACGATCGTGCTGCGCGACGTGGCCGTCACCGTCGCGGCGGGCACGGCGCTGATCCTGCGGGGGCCGAACGGATCGGGCAAGACGACCCTGTTGCGAACGCTGGCCGGACTGACGCCCCCGGTCACGGGGCGCGCACCCCCGTCCGACACCGTGGCCTACGCCGCCCATTCCGACGGGCTGAAGGCGCAGCTGACCGTGGCCGAGAACCTGGATTTCTGGGCACGGATCTTCGGCGCACGGGACCTCGTCCCGGCCATCGCGGCGTTCGACCTTGGCGATCTGCTGCCGCGACGCGTGGCGGACCTGTCGGCGGGTCAGAAGCGGCGCACCAGTCTCGCGCGCCTTCCGTTGACGGGCCGTCCGATCTGGCTGCTGGACGAGCCGACCGTGTCGCTCGACGCGGCGAATGTCGCGCGGTTCGCGGCGGCGGTCTCGGCGCATCTGGTGCAAGGCGGCTGCGCCATCCTCGCCACGCATATCGACCTCGGCCTGCCTCAGACGCGGAGCCTTGATGTCTCAACATTCGCGGAAACGATGTCCCGAACGGGCGACGATCCCTTTGCAGAGGCGGTGGAATGA
- a CDS encoding heme NO-binding domain-containing protein: protein MHGLICKALEGFVIDQHGLPEWVAICDAGGSPVRRFEAMRIYDDAVMLRLVAAGAHRLDRSRMSLCEDVGHWVCTHPPLEPVRRLFRFSGSEFVDLLHSLDELHERAQMAVPGIDVPRYRLTAVAPGRYRVASRWSVAGGGAVLTGILRAMADDYGTLAMIEPGPMREIDAAWHETVEIHIAEQDFSEGRTFALGGAA, encoded by the coding sequence ATGCATGGTTTGATCTGCAAGGCACTGGAAGGGTTCGTGATCGACCAGCACGGCCTGCCCGAATGGGTAGCGATCTGCGACGCCGGAGGGTCGCCCGTCCGCCGGTTCGAGGCGATGCGCATCTACGATGACGCGGTGATGCTGCGACTGGTCGCAGCGGGTGCACATCGCCTGGACCGCAGCCGCATGAGTCTTTGCGAGGATGTGGGGCATTGGGTCTGCACGCATCCCCCCCTGGAACCGGTGCGGCGGCTTTTCCGGTTTTCCGGGTCCGAGTTCGTGGATCTTCTGCATTCCCTGGATGAGTTGCACGAACGCGCACAGATGGCGGTGCCGGGCATCGACGTGCCGCGCTATCGCCTGACGGCCGTGGCTCCGGGCCGGTACCGGGTCGCGTCCCGCTGGTCTGTCGCGGGCGGCGGGGCCGTCCTGACGGGAATCCTGCGCGCGATGGCGGACGACTATGGAACGCTCGCGATGATCGAACCAGGTCCCATGCGCGAGATCGACGCGGCATGGCATGAGACGGTCGAGATCCACATTGCCGAGCAGGATTTCAGCGAAGGACGTACCTTCGCCCTGGGGGGCGCGGCATGA
- a CDS encoding DUF1223 domain-containing protein: protein MTTSLARATFLATALALPAGVAADPVVVELFTSQGCSSCPPADEMLGQLAHRDDVIALSLHVDYWDWIGWADTFADPAYSDRQRGYAAAAGSSVVYTPQFVVGGVDQVAGPSGMELADLIVAHDGVTGDILRQGEGRKVVAASSGKRGQLIRVIYRPETTVRILRGENAGRNITYHNVVESWTVLSDWDGRELQIDVPAAPDGMAQAVLAQAVNDGKPGAILGAVRVD from the coding sequence ATGACGACATCCCTTGCGCGCGCGACCTTTCTTGCCACGGCCCTGGCTTTGCCCGCCGGCGTTGCGGCCGATCCCGTCGTGGTGGAATTGTTCACATCCCAGGGGTGTTCGTCCTGCCCCCCGGCCGACGAGATGCTGGGCCAGCTTGCACATCGCGACGATGTTATCGCATTGTCGCTGCATGTCGATTACTGGGACTGGATCGGTTGGGCGGACACTTTCGCCGATCCGGCTTATAGCGACCGGCAGCGGGGCTATGCCGCCGCCGCGGGGTCCAGCGTCGTCTACACTCCGCAATTCGTGGTCGGCGGCGTCGATCAGGTCGCGGGACCGTCGGGGATGGAACTGGCCGACCTGATTGTCGCACATGACGGCGTGACGGGCGATATCCTCCGCCAGGGCGAGGGGCGCAAAGTCGTTGCCGCGTCGAGCGGAAAGCGCGGACAGCTGATCCGGGTGATCTATCGGCCCGAGACCACCGTCCGCATCCTTCGGGGTGAGAACGCGGGACGGAACATCACCTACCACAATGTCGTCGAAAGCTGGACCGTGTTGTCGGACTGGGACGGACGCGAACTGCAGATCGACGTGCCCGCGGCGCCCGACGGAATGGCGCAGGCGGTCCTTGCGCAGGCGGTGAATGACGGCAAACCCGGCGCGATCCTCGGCGCGGTTCGCGTGGACTGA
- the acnA gene encoding aconitate hydratase AcnA: MTIQVGTDTAKTRRKLSVGDQAVSYYSIAAASEAGLGDFSRLPAALKVVLENMLRFEDGGHTVSTDDIKAFAEWAEKGGKNPREIAYRPARVLMQDFTGVPAVVDLAAMRDGIKALGGDAQKINPLNPVDLVIDHSVMIDEFGNPRAFQVNVDREYERNMERYQFLKWGQTAFDNFRVVPPGTGICHQVNLEYLAQTVWTDEDQSGETVAYPDTLVGTDSHTTMVNGAAVLGWGVGGIEAEAAMLGQPISMLIPEVVGFELTGAMVEGTTGTDLVLKVVEMLREKGVVGKFVEFFGKGLDNLPLADRATIANMAPEYGATCGFFPIDGETLRYLENTGRDKDRIALVEAYAKENGFWRGEDYAPVYTDTLHLDMGTIVPAISGPKRPQDFIALTDAAKAFGQYVKGVRSGKDASPRAEVRWEGEGGAPEPVDIPGDEGHHMRGYVEAEDGPYQLHDGSIVIASITSCTNTSNPYVMIGAGLVARKARELGLNRKPWVKTSLAPGSQVVSAYLEAAELQDDLDAIGFNLVGYGCTTCIGNSGPLAPEISKTINDADLIATSVLSGNRNFEGRISPDVRANYLASPPLVVAYALVGDMNVDIATAPLGKGKDGQDVYLKDIWPSSKEIADLVEKTVTRESFQEKYADVFKGDEKWQAVEVPKQETYDWPPTSTYVQNPPYFQDMDPKPGAIEDVNGARVLAILGDMITTDHISPAGSFKESSPAGQYLTERQVPVREFNSYGSRRGNHEVMMRGTFANIRIRNEMLSGVEGGYTKGPDGEQTSIYDAAMAWQERGVPLVVFGGEQYGAGSSRDWAAKGTALLGVRAVIAESFERIHRSNLVGMGVIPFEFTGGDTRESLGLTGEEEVSITGLADVKPLQEVEATIKMPGGPEKTITLRCRIDTEVEIDYIKNGGVLHYVLRNLAAA, from the coding sequence ATGACCATTCAAGTCGGAACCGACACGGCCAAGACGCGCCGCAAACTCAGCGTGGGCGACCAGGCGGTCAGCTACTACTCCATCGCGGCCGCCAGTGAAGCGGGCCTGGGGGATTTTTCCAGGCTGCCCGCCGCGCTGAAGGTCGTGCTGGAGAACATGCTGCGGTTCGAGGATGGCGGGCACACGGTCTCGACCGATGACATCAAGGCGTTCGCGGAATGGGCCGAGAAGGGCGGTAAGAACCCCCGCGAGATCGCCTATCGCCCCGCGCGCGTCCTGATGCAGGATTTCACCGGGGTCCCGGCGGTCGTGGACCTTGCCGCCATGCGCGACGGGATCAAGGCGCTGGGCGGCGATGCGCAGAAGATCAACCCGCTGAACCCGGTCGACCTGGTCATCGACCATTCGGTCATGATCGACGAGTTCGGCAACCCGCGGGCGTTTCAGGTCAATGTGGACCGCGAATACGAGCGCAACATGGAGCGGTATCAGTTCCTGAAATGGGGTCAGACCGCGTTCGACAACTTCCGCGTGGTGCCCCCGGGCACCGGCATCTGTCACCAGGTGAACCTGGAATACCTCGCACAGACCGTCTGGACCGATGAGGATCAGAGCGGCGAGACGGTGGCCTATCCCGACACGCTGGTGGGCACCGACAGCCACACCACCATGGTCAACGGCGCGGCCGTCCTGGGCTGGGGCGTCGGCGGGATCGAGGCGGAGGCCGCGATGCTGGGCCAGCCGATCTCCATGCTGATCCCCGAGGTCGTGGGCTTCGAGCTGACCGGTGCGATGGTCGAGGGGACGACGGGCACCGACCTGGTGCTGAAGGTCGTCGAGATGCTGCGCGAGAAGGGCGTGGTCGGCAAGTTTGTGGAGTTCTTCGGCAAGGGCCTCGACAACCTGCCGCTGGCGGACCGTGCGACGATCGCGAACATGGCGCCCGAGTACGGCGCGACCTGCGGCTTCTTCCCCATCGACGGCGAAACGCTGCGCTATCTGGAGAACACCGGCCGCGACAAGGACCGGATCGCCCTGGTCGAGGCCTATGCCAAGGAGAACGGATTCTGGCGTGGCGAGGATTATGCCCCCGTCTATACCGACACGCTTCATCTCGACATGGGCACCATCGTGCCCGCCATCTCGGGACCCAAGCGTCCGCAGGACTTCATCGCGCTGACGGATGCCGCCAAGGCGTTCGGCCAATACGTCAAGGGCGTGCGGTCGGGCAAGGATGCCTCCCCTCGGGCCGAGGTCCGCTGGGAGGGCGAGGGCGGCGCGCCCGAGCCGGTCGACATTCCCGGCGACGAGGGCCACCACATGCGCGGCTATGTCGAGGCCGAGGACGGGCCCTATCAACTCCATGACGGGTCCATCGTCATCGCGTCGATCACATCCTGCACCAACACGTCGAACCCCTATGTCATGATCGGGGCGGGCCTCGTCGCGCGGAAGGCGCGCGAACTGGGGCTGAACCGCAAGCCGTGGGTCAAGACGTCGCTCGCTCCGGGCAGCCAGGTCGTGTCCGCCTATCTGGAGGCGGCGGAGTTGCAGGACGATCTGGACGCCATCGGATTCAACCTGGTCGGTTACGGCTGCACCACCTGCATCGGCAACTCGGGTCCGCTCGCGCCCGAGATATCGAAGACGATCAACGATGCCGACCTGATCGCCACGTCGGTCCTGTCGGGCAACCGCAACTTCGAGGGCCGGATCAGCCCCGACGTGCGCGCCAACTACCTCGCCTCGCCACCGCTGGTCGTGGCCTATGCGTTGGTGGGCGACATGAATGTCGACATCGCGACGGCGCCCTTGGGCAAGGGGAAGGACGGGCAGGACGTCTATCTGAAGGATATCTGGCCCTCGTCCAAGGAGATCGCCGACCTGGTCGAGAAGACCGTGACCCGTGAGTCGTTCCAGGAGAAATACGCCGACGTCTTCAAGGGCGACGAGAAATGGCAGGCCGTCGAGGTTCCCAAGCAGGAAACCTATGACTGGCCCCCGACCTCGACCTACGTCCAGAACCCGCCCTATTTCCAAGACATGGACCCGAAGCCCGGCGCGATCGAGGACGTCAACGGCGCGCGCGTCCTGGCCATCCTCGGCGACATGATTACCACCGACCACATCAGCCCCGCGGGTTCGTTCAAGGAGAGCTCCCCCGCCGGCCAGTACCTGACCGAGCGTCAGGTTCCGGTGCGGGAATTCAACTCCTACGGCTCGCGTCGCGGCAATCACGAGGTGATGATGCGCGGCACCTTCGCCAACATCCGCATCCGCAACGAGATGCTGTCGGGGGTCGAGGGCGGCTATACCAAGGGCCCCGATGGCGAGCAGACCTCGATCTACGACGCCGCCATGGCCTGGCAGGAAAGGGGCGTGCCGCTCGTCGTCTTCGGCGGCGAGCAGTACGGCGCCGGCTCTTCCCGCGACTGGGCGGCCAAGGGCACCGCGCTGCTGGGTGTCCGCGCCGTCATCGCCGAGAGTTTCGAGCGTATCCACCGCTCGAACCTCGTCGGCATGGGCGTCATCCCGTTCGAGTTCACCGGCGGCGACACCCGCGAAAGCCTGGGCCTGACCGGCGAGGAGGAAGTATCGATCACCGGTCTGGCGGACGTGAAGCCGCTGCAGGAGGTGGAGGCGACGATCAAGATGCCCGGCGGCCCCGAGAAGACGATCACGCTCCGCTGCCGCATCGATACCGAGGTAGAGATCGACTACATCAAGAACGGCGGCGTCCTGCACTACGTCCTGCGGAACCTCGCCGCCGCCTGA
- a CDS encoding HAD family hydrolase, whose product MIRAILFDKDGTLTDFRATWEAWMPGMIADLARASGQDAHVIARGFGFDLAAGTIRPDGLFVTAPGHVVAARIAELIGWRPRDVSAWLGPRTAEVPQVPVDGLPALMRRLRSAGLTLGVLTNADTAEAAHHLERIGVRDAISRIIGCDSGFGAKPDPRGAADFADALGLRRAEVLMVGDGTTDIAAARGAGLPVIGVLTGTLDAATLSCETDAVLPDVTHLPEWLATRGLAIPAA is encoded by the coding sequence ATGATACGCGCGATTCTCTTCGACAAGGACGGCACGCTTACGGATTTTCGCGCCACGTGGGAGGCATGGATGCCCGGCATGATCGCTGATCTGGCCCGTGCCTCGGGTCAGGATGCCCACGTGATCGCACGGGGCTTCGGGTTCGACCTGGCCGCAGGGACGATCCGCCCCGACGGGCTGTTCGTGACCGCGCCGGGCCATGTCGTGGCTGCAAGGATCGCCGAGCTGATCGGATGGCGCCCCCGCGACGTCTCGGCCTGGCTCGGCCCCCGCACCGCCGAGGTGCCGCAGGTTCCCGTCGACGGTCTGCCCGCCTTGATGCGACGCCTCCGGTCTGCCGGGTTGACGCTGGGCGTTCTGACAAATGCCGACACTGCCGAGGCCGCGCATCATCTGGAACGGATCGGCGTCCGCGATGCAATATCGCGGATCATCGGCTGTGACAGCGGTTTCGGCGCCAAGCCCGATCCGCGCGGTGCCGCGGATTTCGCCGATGCTCTGGGACTTCGGCGGGCCGAGGTGCTGATGGTCGGCGATGGCACGACCGATATCGCCGCCGCCCGTGGGGCCGGCCTTCCCGTCATAGGCGTCCTGACGGGTACGCTGGATGCCGCCACCTTGTCGTGCGAAACCGATGCGGTTCTGCCCGATGTGACCCACCTGCCGGAGTGGTTGGCCACGCGGGGCCTCGCGATTCCCGCCGCTTAA
- a CDS encoding GGDEF domain-containing protein, with product MSSVTLPLDVLDRTMPMCLVADGNGRIVHVGPTLLRIAPNLVGQHLDAAIHVAQSALVAEPASTLLRRGRRLRLALAGEVDVDGPDASTRFRGIGLPLSDGGLLLHLAFCADPGPALRRHGLTARDLSPIDPTVDLLFLIEANAVVLSEFGRLGDRLDAARAAAEDDAATDTLTGLRNRRALDVHLTRLIDGRDVRFGLMHLDLDYFKSVNDRLGHAAGDHVLKKVAEILQQEVRRGDLVARVGGDEFVLVFAGCADVEILRRIADRIIDRLEAPIEWQGEVCRVSASIGITMSDFYEAIELGRMGNDADAALYASKRAGRSRHSVAGVITTPEANAGASAYPTEKSAGLA from the coding sequence ATGAGTTCCGTGACGTTGCCCCTCGACGTGCTGGATCGGACGATGCCGATGTGCCTGGTGGCCGATGGGAACGGGCGTATCGTCCATGTCGGTCCGACGCTGTTGCGCATCGCGCCGAACCTCGTGGGCCAGCATCTGGACGCCGCCATCCACGTCGCCCAATCCGCCCTCGTCGCGGAGCCAGCATCCACCTTGTTGCGACGCGGCAGACGGCTGCGTCTGGCTTTGGCGGGCGAGGTGGATGTCGATGGACCCGATGCGTCGACGCGATTCCGGGGCATCGGACTGCCGCTGTCGGATGGCGGCCTGCTGCTGCATCTGGCCTTCTGCGCCGACCCGGGTCCGGCCCTGCGGCGCCATGGGCTCACCGCGCGGGACCTGTCGCCGATCGACCCGACCGTCGACCTGCTGTTCCTGATCGAGGCGAACGCGGTCGTCCTGTCGGAGTTCGGGCGGCTGGGCGACCGTCTGGATGCCGCCCGTGCCGCTGCGGAGGACGACGCGGCGACGGATACCCTAACCGGACTTCGCAACCGGCGCGCGCTGGATGTGCATCTTACCCGACTGATCGATGGTCGGGACGTCCGGTTTGGTCTGATGCACCTGGATCTCGACTACTTCAAATCGGTCAATGACCGCCTCGGACACGCCGCCGGAGACCATGTTCTGAAAAAGGTCGCCGAGATCCTGCAGCAGGAGGTCCGGCGAGGTGACCTCGTCGCGCGCGTGGGCGGCGACGAGTTCGTGCTCGTTTTCGCCGGCTGCGCGGACGTAGAGATCCTCCGCCGGATCGCCGACCGTATCATCGACCGGCTCGAGGCGCCGATCGAATGGCAGGGTGAGGTTTGCCGGGTTTCGGCCAGCATTGGGATCACGATGTCCGATTTTTACGAAGCGATCGAATTGGGCCGGATGGGCAACGACGCCGATGCCGCGCTCTACGCGTCGAAGCGGGCGGGTCGATCCCGGCATTCCGTCGCCGGCGTGATCACGACGCCAGAAGCGAACGCCGGCGCATCGGCCTATCCGACCGAAAAGAGTGCGGGGCTGGCGTGA
- the ccmB gene encoding heme exporter protein CcmB, producing MIALLIRDLRLAIRAGGGFGLGLAFFLILATLVPLGVGPQPDRLGPIAPGILWLGALLACLLSLDRLFALDAEDGSLELLATAPIPLEGVAAIKALAHWLTTGLPLTVAAAPLSLLLFLPPAALPWLVLSLAIGTPALSWLGTFGAAVTVGLRRGSLLLSLLVLPLYIPTLVFGAEIVRRGGEGLSVATPLALLAAITLGCIALLPFATAAVLRANLR from the coding sequence ATGATCGCGCTCCTGATCCGTGACCTGCGGCTGGCGATCCGTGCGGGCGGGGGGTTCGGCCTCGGCCTCGCGTTCTTTCTGATCCTCGCGACGCTCGTGCCGCTGGGCGTCGGGCCGCAGCCCGACCGACTGGGCCCGATCGCACCGGGCATCCTGTGGCTCGGCGCCCTGCTGGCCTGCCTCCTGTCGCTCGACCGGCTCTTCGCGCTCGATGCCGAGGACGGCTCGCTGGAGCTGCTCGCCACCGCCCCCATCCCGCTGGAAGGCGTCGCCGCCATCAAGGCGCTGGCGCACTGGCTGACGACCGGGCTGCCCCTGACGGTTGCCGCAGCCCCGCTGTCGCTTCTGCTGTTCCTGCCGCCCGCCGCCTTGCCCTGGCTGGTGCTCTCGCTGGCCATCGGAACGCCGGCGCTGTCCTGGCTCGGCACGTTCGGCGCGGCGGTGACCGTCGGGCTCCGCCGGGGATCGCTGCTCCTGTCGCTCCTCGTCTTGCCGCTCTACATTCCGACACTGGTCTTCGGCGCCGAGATCGTGCGCCGGGGTGGCGAGGGCCTGTCCGTCGCCACCCCACTCGCGCTTCTCGCCGCGATCACGTTGGGCTGCATCGCACTGCTGCCGTTCGCGACGGCGGCAGTCCTGCGGGCCAACTTGCGATGA
- a CDS encoding TM2 domain-containing protein, which yields MHRFYLGRIGSDAFQLGLFLVGFLTLGPGVGFLLVGILLVWVLADTFLMPGIARRDAELRRAVLMAEALAPG from the coding sequence GTGCATCGCTTCTACCTCGGTCGCATCGGTTCAGATGCCTTCCAGCTTGGCCTGTTCCTGGTCGGATTTCTGACTTTGGGGCCTGGCGTGGGCTTCCTTCTCGTCGGGATCCTCCTCGTCTGGGTCCTTGCCGATACGTTTCTGATGCCCGGTATCGCCCGCCGGGACGCGGAACTGAGGCGTGCGGTGCTGATGGCCGAAGCTCTGGCGCCAGGTTGA